The genomic region GTGGTACTTTTGGACACTCCATGGCTGGTATTTCTGCCCATGAAACCAGCAAACTCCTCTGTATAGTCTCCCTCTCCATCAGAAAACTCTGGAATCAATGAATGCTCTAACAAAGCACTTTCTTTTCCTATTTGTGAAAACAAACCATCCTTTAGAGACACATCAACTCCTCCATTTTCATTACTCCAAAGCTTCCTAGTCACACTTCTTCGTCCAAAGTTGCTTGAAATAGGAGAATCAACATATTCATATCCAGGGAAAAAGTCAAATGTCCGCGATTCAGGTGTAAGAGAAGAAGGAGTATGTTCTCCATCACCAGAAGAAGTATTCTCTCCCTCCATATAGTCTTCCTCTCTCCTACTAAAATTTGATCCTGTCACTGAAGCCGGACTTTTTGCATATCTTGGCTTTTTATCACTTGCAATTCTCTTGGCAGTTTGCAAAGCCTCAAGTGCTGCACCTTGCACAAATGCCATTTTATCAGATTGGCACTTGTCCATCTCCTCAATTATCAATTCAATCTCTGAGAATATGCTTCTGGAGTCCAAACTTCTCATCAAGTAGTTGATCATCTGAATTGATGAAAGCCTTTTCTGAGAATTCCCCTCCACAAGGCCAGCATTCAGTATTCTTATTCCAGATTGTATGAGCAACCTTGCATACGCTTCAATGATCAACGCATTGCGCCTGGCCAACGACATAACCAGACCAAGATGGGAGTTGGTTTGACCAGACTTTCCATCTAATGCCGCAGCAACATTCTGGCAAACCCGATTGACCAATTCATCTGAAGCAAACCTCCAATTATCAGAATCCACCAGAGCCTTCAAGCAAAGGGCAGCACCCGAAGTAAGGCTCTCCTGAGAACTCGAGAGAGAATTGGAAAGAGGCGTGCAAAGGGACCAAATTATGTGCCTCCTTTTGTCTTCTGGGGTTGAGGGGTCAATTCCATATCTTGCAACTGCAGGAACCACCTTTGAGCAAGCCTGTTGGAGAGGGAAGGACCCTGCACTTGAAGCCAAAGTCTTTACTATGGTTCTCATGATGTTGTCTATCAAAGGAACAATTTTGACACCGTGAACCCTAGCAAGAACTTCAAAGATTGAAATTGTGAACTCCCCTGAACAATTTTCTTTGCTCTCAGAAACTTTTGCGAGAAAGAAA from Glycine soja cultivar W05 chromosome 16, ASM419377v2, whole genome shotgun sequence harbors:
- the LOC114389555 gene encoding protein SINE1-like — translated: MGRSLSPLVRQELANLEKDEDSRKSAMKALKSYVKDLDLEAIPFFLAKVSESKENCSGEFTISIFEVLARVHGVKIVPLIDNIMRTIVKTLASSAGSFPLQQACSKVVPAVARYGIDPSTPEDKRRHIIWSLCTPLSNSLSSSQESLTSGAALCLKALVDSDNWRFASDELVNRVCQNVAAALDGKSGQTNSHLGLVMSLARRNALIIEAYARLLIQSGIRILNAGLVEGNSQKRLSSIQMINYLMRSLDSRSIFSEIELIIEEMDKCQSDKMAFVQGAALEALQTAKRIASDKKPRYAKSPASVTGSNFSRREEDYMEGENTSSGDGEHTPSSLTPESRTFDFFPGYEYVDSPISSNFGRRSVTRKLWSNENGGVDVSLKDGLFSQIGKESALLEHSLIPEFSDGEGDYTEEFAGFMGRNTSHGVSKSTTTSPLRSRTQATVDSIKIFETPRKLIHSLQDSSDLSLGCSKKEQNGRYRSLSSDDNMEWSPSCKYNQNGFSDDMNKCDSEVIEGCAEVEFQGGSESVSSTNDNNILVDVEKQMHTKVVPENRNAKTKYKLVCGLSCVLLAVATPLLWINNQDEGHYLVPT